The DNA window TGCCGGCAGCGGAACCAAGCGACTTTTCTTTCATGGTGGACGTCCTTGAGTGGTTGAGATTATTTGATATCAGTTTGATATCAAGCGCAAGCACCGCTCGTCGGGTGGTCGCCTGGCCGACCTCGCTAGAATTGGCGCCCCTTCCGCCCGCTGGCCTCCGCTATGACCACCCTCGGCACCCCGCTGTCCTCCTCCGCCACCCGCGTCCTGCTGCTGGGCTCGGGTGAACTGGGCAAGGAGGTGGCCATCGAGCTGCAGCGTTTCGGGGTGGAGGTCATCGCCGCGGATCGCTACGCCGATGCGCCGGCCATGCAGGTGGCCCATCGCAGCCATGTGCTGGACATGCTCGATCCGGCCGCGCTGCGTGCGCTGATCGCCGCCGAGCGGCCGCACCTGGTGGTGCCGGAGATCGAGGCCATCCACACCCAGACCCTGGTCGAGCTGGAAGCCGATGGCCTGCAGGTCATCCCGACCGCGCGCGCCGCGCGCCTGACCATGGACCGCGAAGGCATCCGTCGCCTGGCTGCCGAAACGCTGGGCCTGCCAACCTCCCCGTACCGCTTTGTCGACAGCCGTGAGGAGTACGAGGCGGCGGTGAAGGCCGTTGGCCTGCCGTGCGTGGTCAAGCCGCTGATGTCCTCCTCGGGCAAGGGCCAGAGCACGTTGCGCAGCGAGGCCGACATCGGCCCGGCATGGGACTACGCGCAGACCGGCGGCCGCGCCGGCGCGGGGCGTTGCATCGTCGAAGGCTTCATCGACTTCGATTACGAGATCACCCTGCTGACCGTGCGCCATGCCGGCGGCACCAGCTTCTGCGCGCCGGTCGGCCACTGGCAGAAGGACGGTGATTACCGCGAGAGCTGGCAGCCGCAGCCGATGAGCGCGGCCGCGCTGGCGCGCGCCCAGCAGATCGCCCGTGCCATTACCGACGACCTGGGCGGGCGCGGGCTGTTCGGCGTGGAGCTGTTCGTGAAGGGGGACGAGGTCTGGTTCTCGGAGGTCTCGCCGCGCCCGCACGACACCGGGCTGGTCACGCTCGCCTCGCAGGACCTGAGCGAGTTTGCGCTGCATGCCCGGGCCATTCTTGGCCTGCCGGTGGGGGCGGCCGACGGCGAGGTGATCCCGGTGCTGGCGCCGTCGGCCTCGTGCGCCTTGCTTGCGCAGGGACACGGCACCCCGGTGTTCGCCAACGTCGAGGCCGCCCTGGTGGCGCCTCAGACCGCGCTGCGCCTGTTCGGCAAGCCGCGCGTGGAAGGCCAGCGTCGCGTCGGGGTGACCCTGGCGCGTGGAGCCGACATCGACGCCGCCCGCGCCACCGCGCGCGATGCCGCGGCGGCGATCCAGATCGCTTTGGAATAAGCAGCGAAGGACAGCGCAGCGCGGCTTGCGCTTGGGGCGAGGATTGCCGATATTTCGGCCTGCCGTATGTGGCGGCTGGGAAGCCTGACAGGGGGAGTCACGTGAGTAAGTTCTGGATCGGCGGGCTTGTGCTCGCCGTTGCTGTGCTGTCGTCTGGTTGTGCAAGCGTCCCGCTTTCGACGAGCGCGGATTCGGCTGCGGCGAAGGCGTTTCCAGCGCCTGCCGATGGCAAGGCAGGTATTTACGTCTATCGCAGCAGCTTTGTGGGCAAGGCGCTGAAGAAGGATGTATGGATCGACGGGAAATGCGTCGGCCAGTCGGCTGGCAAAGTGTTCTTCTACGAGCAGGTCGATGGTGGGAAGGAGCACACGCTCTCCACCGAATCGGAGTTCTCGCCGAATGATCTGCTGCTCTATGCCGAGGCAGGGAAGAACTATTTCATCCGTCAGATCATCAAAATGGGCGTGTTCGTCGGAGGCGCCAGGCTTGAACGCGTATCGGACGAGGAAGGCAAGCAAGAGATATCGGAGCTCAATCTGGCCAAGTCGGGCAAGTGCTCGTAAATGGCTCGAGTCTTTTCGCTTGAACAACAGGCGCCGAAGGGCGCCTGTCGCGTTTAACGCGCTGGAAGTGAGTGCTCAGAACTGCAGGTCGGCCCACACCAGGTGATGGTCGCTGCCATCGGCGATGGCCGAGCGCGGGTCGGACTTCGGCGGCCAGAACACGCCGCCGCCCAGGTACGAGAAGCCCATCGACGGCAGCACGTAATCCAGCCGCATCGCGCCGGCTTTTGGCCCGAAATCGCCGGTGACCTGCTCCGGCGCGCCCTTGCGGACCAGCCCCTTGGCCGCGTAGGCGCGCGCGGTCGCCTCGCCGCCGGCGCTGGTCGGCGTGGGATGGCGCAGCACGCGCGGATGTTCGAGCAGTTCGACGATGGCCTCATGGTGACCGTCGCCGTCGACCGGGTCGTTGTTGAGATCGCCGGCGATGACGAACCGCGCGGCAGCCTCCAGTCCGCCGCAGCGGCCGGCGTCGTCGCAGAGCCAACGCGCGTCCGCGGCGTCGTTGTCCAGGTAGTGCCGCCACAGGCCGATTTCCTGCGCGTTGCGCTGGCCGTTGCGGTCTTCCGGGCCGTCGAACACGGGCGGCGTCGGGTGCGAGACCAGGAAATGCACGACGCCGCCGGGCGCATGCACCGGGACATCCCAGTGTGACTTGGACGACAGCCGCAATTGCGGCCAGGCCACGGCCGAATACCAGGGCTTGCCATTGCGCGGATCGACCGGATTGGCGGCGCCGGGCACCTGGGACCACTTCAGCAGGCGGAAGCTGCGCACCGCGTCCACATCGATCGGATACCGCGACAGCACCAGCATCCCGTACTGCCCCGGGTGCAGGCCGTAGCCCCAGGCATCGTTGCCGTAGTCGCGCGCCGCGCCCCCCACGCGGCCGTTGTTGTCCAGATCCAATCCGCTGGGCACGCCGGTGTTGACCGGTGCCAGATAGCGATAGGGATAGCGCAGCGCCGGTCCGCCGCCGGGTTGCGGGGTTTCCAGATACTTGCGCTGGAACAGGTCTGCGGCGCGGTGTTCGGGGTCGTAGTCGAACTCGTTGAGCAGGACCAGATCCGGGCGCACGTCCTGCAGCACCGCGGCGACCTTGCGCGCATGCGCGCTGTCGCCCTGCAATTCGGCGATCAGGCCGCCGGCCTGGTCCGAATACAGCGAGGTGTTGTAGGTCGCCACCCGGAACGGCGTGGGCGCATTGGACGGCGCGGCGTTGTGAGCACAGGCGGTCAGGCAGGCGAGGCTCATCAGTAAAGACAGGGCACGGGAAAGAGGCATGGCGCGATTCTAGGGCGCGACGACGACATCATCGGGCTCACGGCCCCAACACATCCTCGATGTCGTCCCAGCGACGCCCGTCGAAGGCCTCCAGCGGCGTGAAGCGTCGCTTGTAATCCATCTTGCGGTGCCCGGCGATCCAGTACCCCAGGTACAGCCACTGGCGCTGGTCGCGGCGAGCCCATTCGAGCTGGCGCAGGATGGCCAGGGTGCCCAGGCTGCGCGCGGCATCGTTGGGGTCGAAGAAGGTGTAGACCGCCGAGAGCGCCTGCGGCACCAGGTCGGTGACCGCCACGGCCAGCAGTCGCCCATCCTCGCGCAGTTCCAGGAAGCGGCTGTCCGACCAGCGCCCGACCAGGAACTGTTCGAACTCGGCCGCTCCATGGTCGTCCATGCCGCCACCGGCGTGGCGATGGGTCAGGTAGCGCTGGTACAGGGCCAGGTGTTCGGCGCTGCGCTGAGCCGGTACGACGCGGGCCTCGACGCGCGCGTTGCGTGCCGCGCACCGTCGCTGGCTACGATCCGGCGTGAAGCGGTCTATCGGGATGCGCACCGGGACACAGGCGCGACAGCCTTGGCAGTGGGGGCGATAGACCAGGTCGCCGGAACGGCGGAAACCCCAGGACAGCGCGGTGGGATAGAACATCGCCAGGCGGGGATCGCGCGGGTCCAGCACCAGGTCGCGCGCCACCCGTTCGGGCCAGTAGCCGCACGGGTGCTCGCCGGTATGGAACAAGCGTACGTCCTCACGCGGGCTCGCGGAATTGGTTCCCATCACGCCGACCTCCGGGCGCATCCACCGGGTGCATCGGGCGGTGCTGTGCAACTTGGATGGCGGGCGGGGAGGGCAACCATGGCCCCAGCATACTGCGCCCTGCCAGTCTTGCTGCCTGAGACCGCCACGAGCGCAGCCATCGGTTCGAGGGATGCGCCACGAGTGCCGGCCAGCGGTGCAAGCGTCGTTGACGGGACTGTCCCCTGTCTTAACGGCGCTGCTGGGAGGGTCAACGCCCGCGCCGCCCCGGCGTTTTCCCAGTCAGTGGCAAGCAGCCACGGACCTGAAGGAATGCACATGATCCGTAAGACCCTGATCGCCCTCGCCATCGTCGCCACACTGGGGGGCGGCACCGCGCTGGCTGTCGCGCAGGACGCTGCAACACCCCCGCCCCCGCCCAAGTCGCTGGACACCAACCAGGATGGCCAGATCAGCCGGGCCGAAGCTGCGGCATCACCGCGACTGGCCAAGGAGTTCGACACCCTGGACAAGAACAAGGATGGGGAGCTGTCGCGTGATGAGATGCCGCACCCGCACCATGGCCGCCATCACCACGGCCCGCGTCACGGCGAGCGCATGGCCAAGCTGGACACCAACAAGGATGGCCGCATCAGCGCCGAGGAGGCCAAGGCCGATCCGCGCTTTGCCGAGCACTTCGCGCAGATGGACCTCAACAAGGATGGCTTCATCGACAAGGCCGATCGCGAGCTGGGCATGAAACAGCGACGCGACGCGTTCTTCGCCAAGGCCGATACCAACAAGGACGGCATGCTGAGCAAGGCCGAATTCGAGGCGGCCAAGCCAGAGCGCCCGATGCATGGCCCCGGCCGTCGCGGCCATGGCCCGGGGGACGGGCACATGCCGCCGCCGCCCAGGGACGAGGCCGCGCAGGGCAGCTGATCGTCCGCACATGCTGACCGGCCCGCGCCTTCATCGGCGCGGGCTTTTTGTTTCGATTCGGGGCGAGGATCAGAACGCCGGCAGCCCGGCGCGCAGCACCGCCAACAGCAGTCCGCCCCCGCCGCACACCAGTCCCAGTGTGATTCCCAGCCAGCACATCGCGCGTTCGCGCCGGCGACGCTTCGCGGCCGCTTCCGGATCGATCGCGGCTTCCTGTGCATGCCGGCGCGCCTTGATGCGCGGCTCGACGATGGCCGACTGCCAGAAGATCACGCCGAAGAAGACGGCCGTCAGGCTGATGAGAGGCACCCAGCCGACGCGGAGCGTGGCGCAGGCACACATCGCCAGCACGAAGACGACGCTGGCCGCCGCATTGATCAGGGCACTGCGCTTGAGCTCGGCGCGTTCGCGGGCATCGATGGCGCCGCGCAGATTGCGCCGCAGTCCCCACCAGATCCCCAGCCCCGCGCCAGCCAGGCCGGCCCCGATCCCGCCCAGGCTTCCCAGCAGCACTTTGCCCAGGCCCTTGGCCCCGGCGCTGCCCGCCAGGCCAAGCGTCGTGGCTGCGGCGGCCGGTGGCGCGGCCACGGTCAAGGCGCTGGTCACCACCAGCGTGAAGGCGGCGGCCGGTGCGGTCCCGCGGGCGAATTCGCCAAAACGCGCCAGCAGTTCGCCGCGCACGGCCTCGCGCGCACGCGACAGGCGCTTGCGTACCGCCGCATCGGTCAGTCCCAGCAAGTTGGCCACCTGCTGCGAACTCTGGCCTTCGCGGTAGTACAGCATCAAGGTCTCGCGTGCGTCCTCGGGCAGGGTGGCGATGACTTCGGCTGCGACCGATTCCTCCTCGGTCTGCAACAGCCGCTCGTCGGGCGTTGGCGCGGTGTCGGCGGCCAGTTCGATCGCCAGCTCTGCCTGCGGGCCGGAGAGCGGGCGTTGTCGCGTGCTGCGCAGGTGGTTGCGGGCCAGGTTCCGCGCGATCTGGCGAATCCAGGGCAGGAAGCTGTCCGGCTGCTTCAGTGTGCCCAGATGCTTCCAGGCGCTCAGGAAGGTGTCCTGCGCGATGTCCTCGCTGGCCTGCACGTCACGGGTGATAGCCCAGGCCACAGCGGTGACCGTGTTCTGGCAGGCGCTGACGATGCGGCCGTAGGCGTCACGGTCGCCGCGCGCGGCGGCCGGCAATTCGCGGCGCAGGGTCAGATCGAGGTCAAGTGCGATGGCGGACATGGCGGTTCCCAGTGAAGATCGTGGAACAGGACACGCCCAGGCGACTGATGTGACGACCCGCTCGCGACCCCGTTGTGTGTCTACGATCCGGCCCGAGCCTACAAGCGCGCCAGGAAAAATGGCAGCGCCAGGACCAGCATGGCGAGGTCGGTGACCAGGATGGCGCCGACGCCGAAGCTCAGTCGGTAAGCGAGTTGGCGTCTGGCCGCGGTCTGCGGCGCGCGCGCGGTGTCCCGGGCGATCAGCGGCGCCATGACCTGGCGCAGCGGGACCAGCATCTCGTAGGTGATGGCTCCCAGACTCATAAGCACCGACAGCGCGAAGAGCCAGGCCTGGGTGGTGAATGCGGCCACAACCAGTACCGCGCCAAACCAGACCATGCTGACCACGATGTAGCGTCGATAGGCGGCCCAGACGGCGTTTCGTTCTTCTGGCGTTTCGGTAAAGCGGAACAGCACCTTGCGCATCAGCCAGGTGGTGATGCCACCGCCCAGCAGGGCGCCCAGGACCGTGCCCAGCCCGGCAGCGCCGACACTGCCGAGCGCCAGCTTGCCCAGCATGCCGCCGCCCAGCGTTCCGGCAGCCACTTCCACCGTGGCCGCTGCCGCCGGTTTGGCGGCGACGCTAATCATCCCTGCCAGGGTGGCGGTGAACGCCGCAGAGGGCGCGCTGCCGCGGGCAAACTGGCCAAATCGCTGCAGGAGTTCCTCGCGGACCGTGTCGCGGGCGCGCGACAGGCGCTTGCGCACGGCGGCATCGGACAGACCCAGCAAGGCGGCGACCTGACGCGAACTCTGGCCTTCGCGGTAGTACAGCAGCAGGGTTTCGCGGCTGTCTTCAGGCAGCGCGCCGATGATGTCGGCGGCCACGGTCTCCTGCTCGGTGATCAGCAGGTGCTCGGCCGGCTGCGGTGCTGGATCTGCGGCGATGGCGATGGCCAGCTCGGCCTGCTCACCGGTCATGGCTGCGTGGCTGCGCGCGCGCAGGTGGTCGCGCGCCAGGTTGCGGGTGATCTGGCGCAGCCAGGGCAGGAAGCTGTCGTGGTTCTTCAGTCGGTCCAGCTGTTGCCAGGCGCGCAGGAAGGCGTCCTGCGCAATGTCCTCGCTGGCGCCCACGTCGCGGGTGATCGCCAGGGCGATGGCGGTGACAGTGTTCTGGCAGGCCGACACGATGCGTCCGTATGCGGCGGCGTCGCCGTGGCGGGCGGCTGGCAGGTCGCGGTGCAGCGTGTCATCAAGGGTCAGGGCATGCACGGTCGGGAATCCTGTGGAAGTTCACGACCCATGACGGGTCTGGTCACAGGATGTGACCGCTCATCTCACTTGGCGGGCGGCGCGGGCGGCAGCATCGGGATCCGCACGCGCTGCTCGTCCTCTTTCAGGCCGTCGTCCTGCGGACTGCGTTGCGGCTGCCGGGCCGCGCGCGCGGCGGCGGCCTGCGCTTCGGCCTGGGCCTGCTGGCGCATGTCCCGATGATGCAGGAAGGTGAAGGCCGCGGCGGCCACGATCAGCGCCAGCAACACCAGGCGGATGCGTAGGGCCCAGGGGCGCTTGCCGGTCGCGCCGTCGTCACGATCGGCGAACTCGATCATGCGCGACTGGCCGGGGCGGGTGCTCTCCAGCAGGCCGCGCTCGCGCAGCAGTTCGCGCGCCCGCGGTTGATCGTCGGCGTGGCGCACCCACACGGTGGGTTGCTTGGCCTTGGCGGTCGGCTCGGAGTACTTGAACTGACTGCCGCGGCGCCCGTGGTACGAGCGCCCGTTGCTGATATAGGTGGCGATGCCGGCCTGTTGGAGCAGCTCGGCCACGCCTTCGACGGTCTCGACGCGCTGGCTGGTGAAGATTTGGCGCATGGCGGGTCTCTATTCCTTGGCCGGCACGTGGGCGGCATCGCCAGCGGTGGGCACCACCCGGACCAGGCCTTCCTGCGCGGTACTGGCCACCAGGCGACCTGCGCGGTCGAAGATCAGCCCGCGGGCCATGCCACGCGAATTCTGCGCGGTCGGGCTGTCGATGGCGTAGAGCAGCCAGTCGTCCGCGCGGAACGGGCGATGGAACCACAGGGCATGGTCCAGCGAGGCCATCTGCACATTGGGCTGGTAGTAGCTGATGCCGTGCGGGAAATTGGCCGTGCCCAGCAGTTGGTAGTCCGAGGCATAGGCCAGCAGGGCGCGGTGCAGCTCCGGCGAATCGCCGACCGGTTCGCTCAGCCGGAACCAGAACTGCTGGCGCGGCGGCAGGCGCTGCGGATCCAGCTCGTTGCGCGGCTGCACGTGGCGGAACTCGAACGGACCCAGCCGGTTGAGCCAGCGCTGCACCTTGGGCGGCAGGGTCGCCATGACCTCCGCTGGCACCGAAGGCTGTTCATCGATGGCTTCCGGCGCCGGCACCTGCGGCATCTCCGGCTGGTGCTCGACCCCGGGTTCGTCGCCCTGGAAGGACGCCGCGCAGAAGAAGATCACCTTGCCGTGCTGGATCGCGGTCACCCGGCGCACCGAGAAGCTGCCGCCGTCGCGCGTGCGGTCCACGTCGTAGACGATGGGGGCTTCCACGTCGCCAGCGCGCAGGAAGTACGCGTGCAGCGAGTGCGCGCGCCGCGCACCAGCCGGATCGACGGTGGCCTGCGCCGCGGACAGCGCCTGCCCCAGCACCTGGCCACCGAAGACGTACTTGGTGCCGATGTCCCGACTCTGGCCCCGGAACAGGTTGTCCTCCAGCCGTTCCAGGGACAGCAGGTCGATCAGTTCGGCGACGACGGGTTCAGGCGGCACGGGCAGCGCGGTCACGGCGGGGTTGGGCGGCAGTATAGCCGCGCCCCCCGGGCGGCCCGCGGGTTATGGAGGCTCGGCCGATGGGAGATTTCGCCCCAATCCGCGCTATCATCGGCGCCTCATTCCGTCCCCCAAGGGAACAGGTGGCCCGCGCCCTGCGCCGGCCGAGCGTGCGACATGAGCACTACCACCGCCCACTGCTGACTCGCCACGTGGACCCTGCTTGCAAGGCGCCCACAGGGCGCCTTTTGTATTTCAGGCTTTTCGTCCCCAATTCCCGTCATGCCGCGCGGCCGCTGCCGCCGGCGGCCCCAGACCGACTCGCAGACCCATGATCACCATTACTCTTCCCGACGGCAGCCGCCGCGAATTCGAAGCCCCCGTTTCCGTCATGCAGGTGGCCCAGTCCATCGGCGCGGGCCTGGCCAAGGCCACCGTCGCCGGTGCCGTGGACGGCGTGCTGGTCGACGCCAGCGATGTGATCGACCATGACGCGGCCCTGCGCATCATCACGCCCAAGGACGCCGAGGGCGTGGAGATCATTCGCCACTCCTGCGCGCACCTGGTCGGCCACGCGGTCAAACAGCTGTATCCGGACGTGAAGATGGTCATCGGCCCGGTCATCGCCGAAGGCTTCTACTACGACATCTACTCCGAGCGTCCCTTCACCCCGGAGGATCTGGAGGCGATCCAGCAGCGCATGGGCGAGCTGATCGCCGAGGACTACGACGTCATCAAGAAGATGACCCCGCGCGCGGAGGTCATCGAGACCTTCAAGGCCCGCGGCGAGGATTACAAGCTGCGCCTGATCGAGGACATGTCCGACGATGTCCAGGCCATGGGCCTGTACTACCATCAGGAATACGTGGACATGTGCCGCGGCCCGCACGTGCCCAATACCCGCTTCCTCAAGGCGTTCAAGCTGACCCGCATTTCCGGCGCCTACTGGCGCGGCGATGCCAAGAACGAGCAGCTGCAGCGCATCTACGGCACCGCCTGGGCCGACAAGAAGCAGCTGGACGCCTACATCCAGCGCATCGAGGAAGCCGAAAAGCGCGACCACCGCCGCATCGGCAAGCAGCAGGACCTGTTTCACCTGCAGGAAGAGGGCCCGGGCCTGGTGTTCTGGCATCCCAAGGGCTGGGCGCTGTGGCAGGTGGTCGAGCAGTACATGCGCCGGGTCTATCGCGAGAGCGGTTACGGCGAGGTGCGCTGCCCGCAGATCCTGGACGTGTCGCTGTGGCAGAAGTCCGGCCACTGGGACAACTACCAGGAGAACATGTTCTTCACCGAGTCGGAGAAGCGTACCTACGCGGTCAAGCCGATGAACTGCCCGGGCCACGTTCAGGTGTTCAACCAGGGCCTGCACAGCTATCGCGACCTGCCGATCCGCTATGGCGAGTTCGGCGCCTGCCACCGCAACGAGCCCTCCGGCGCGCTGCACGGCATCCTGCGCGTGCGCGGCTTCACCCAGGACGATGGCCACATCTTCTGCACCGAGGCGCAGATCGAATCCGAGGTGACCGCCTTCCACCAGCAGGCGCTGAAGGTGTATTCGGACTTCGGCTTCCAGGACATCCAGATCAAGATCGCCTTGCGCCCGGAATCGCGCCTGGGCGACGACGCTACCTGGGACAAGGCCGAGGACGCGCTGCGCTCGGCCCTGCGCAGCTGCGGGGTGGAATGGCAGGAGCTGCCGGGCGAAGGCGCCTTCTATGGCCCAAAGATCGAATACCACCTGCAGGACGCCATCGGCCGCACCTGGCAGCTGGGCACGATGCAGGTGGATTTCATGATGCCGGCCCGGCTCGGCGCCGAGTATGTCGACGAAAACAGCCAGAAAAAGCACCCGGTCATGCTGCACCGGGCGATCGTCGGCTCAATGGAGCGTTTCATCGGCATCCTGATCGAGCACCATGCCGGGGCCTATCCGGCCTGGCTGGCGCCGGTCCAGGCCGTGGTGGCCAACATCACCGATGCCCAGGCCGAGTATGTCGACGAGGTGAAGAAAATCCTTGCGAATCAAGGCTTCCGGGTCGTTTCGGATTTGCGGAACGAGAAAATCGGCTATAAGATCCGCGAGCATACGCTGCAACGGGTCCCCTACCTGCTGGTGGTCGGCGACCGCGAGAAGGAAAATGGCGCTGTTGCCGTGCGCACGCGCTCAGGCGAGGATTTGGGCACAATGAGCGTCCAGGCATTCGCCGAGCGGCTGCGCACCGAGCACGCAGCGTGATCAAGGAGCCGACACCGGACGGGTGTCGGCCCACCCCATAACGGAGACTGCAACATCAGTACCCCTGACAACAAGCAAAACCGAAAGAACCAAGAGATCCGCGTTCCGCGCGTCCGCGTGATCGGCAGCGGCGGCGAGATGATCGGCGTGCTTTCGCGTGACGAAGCGCTGGCCATGGCCGAGGACGAAGGCCTGGACTTGGTCGAGATCCAGCCACAGGCCGACCCGCCGGTGTGCAAGATCATGGACTTCGGCAAGTTCAAGTTCGAAGCCCAGAAGAAGGCCAACGAGGCCAAGAAGAAGACCAAGCAGGTCGAGATCAAGGAACTCAAGTTCCGCCCGGTCACCGACGAAGGCGACTACCAGATCAAGCTGCGCAACATGCGCCGGTTCCTGGAAGAGGGTGACAAGGTCAAGGTCAACATCCGCTTCCGCGGCCGCGAGATGAGCCACCAGGAATTGGGGCGCGAGATGGCCACGCGCATCGAAAACGACCTGGGCGAGGACATCGTGATCGAATCGCGCCCGCGCCTTGAGGGTCGGCAGATGGTCATGATGATCGCGCCGAAGAAGAAGCAGTAACCCCTTCGCCGGCGCCTGCGGGTGCCGCGAGGCTGGCAGCGAGACCGGGCATGGCCCGGTCTTGTCATGTCTGGAGTGGGCGGCAAAGCCCCTGATTTGCAAGGAAAACGCGCGCCATGTATCATGCGCGGCCCGGTTTCGTGCCGGGCTGGCCCTCGGGTCAGATGGAACCCGTCATGATCCTTGCGGATCAGTGACTTACAAGCCGGTTCGGGCAGGACGGAAAGTGTGGCGCAGCCACCGCCCAGGCCAGTTATCGAAGACCACAAGGATCTAGCAATGCCCAAGATCAAGACCCACCGGGCGGCTGCGAAGCGTTTTCGCAAGACCGCGTCGGGCAAGTTCAAGGCTGGCCACGCCAACCGTAGCCACATCCTCACCAAGAAGGCGACCAAGCGGAAGCGCGGTCTTCGTGCGACGAACATCATTCGCGCCGAAGATTCCGGCCGTTTGAACCGCATGCTGCCCTACCTCTGAGGATATAGACCATGGCACGAGTCAAGCGTGGCGTTACCGCACGTCGCCGTCACAAGAAGGTCCTGAGCCGTGCGAAGGGCTATTACAACGCCCGTCGCAAGGTGTTCCGCGTTGCCAAGCAGGCCGTCATCAAGGCTGGCCAGTACGCGTACATCGGCCGCAAGCAGAAGAAGCGCAACTTCCGCTCGCTGTGGATCACCCGCATCAATGCGGCGGCCCGTCTGAACGGTATGAGCTACAGCCGCTTCATGAACGGCCTGCTCAAGGCTGGCATCACCCTGGATCGCAAGGTCCTGGCGGACATCGCCGTCCACGACGCCGCCGGCTTTACGGCGCTGGCTGAAAAGGCCAAGGGCGCGCTCGCGGCGTAATGCACCCTCCGCACCGGTCCGCTTCGGCGGGCCGGTGGCCAACCGGAGAGCGGCAGACATGCATGGGGAAGGGCGCAAGTCCTTCCCCATGTTGTTTTTGGCGACCCGTAAAGGTGTGCGGGTCCGCCGGAATCCCAAAGGACTTCCAAGGACCGATGAGCGAAATCGAATCCCTCACCGCGCAGGCGCTGGCCGACATCGCTGCCGCTGGTGCACCCGATGCGGTCGAATCCCTGCGCGTGGCGCTGCTGGGCAAGAGCGGCCAGGTCACCGCCCAGCTCAAGCAACTCGGCACCCTGCCGGCCGATCAACGCAAGGCGGCTGGCGAATCCATCAACCGCGCGCGTGACGCGATTTCGCAGGCGCTGTACGAGCGCAAGGCCGTGCTGGAAGATGCCGCGCTCGACGCGCGCCTGGCCGGTGAAGCCATCGACATCACCCTG is part of the Pseudoxanthomonas sp. JBR18 genome and encodes:
- the purT gene encoding formate-dependent phosphoribosylglycinamide formyltransferase, which translates into the protein MTTLGTPLSSSATRVLLLGSGELGKEVAIELQRFGVEVIAADRYADAPAMQVAHRSHVLDMLDPAALRALIAAERPHLVVPEIEAIHTQTLVELEADGLQVIPTARAARLTMDREGIRRLAAETLGLPTSPYRFVDSREEYEAAVKAVGLPCVVKPLMSSSGKGQSTLRSEADIGPAWDYAQTGGRAGAGRCIVEGFIDFDYEITLLTVRHAGGTSFCAPVGHWQKDGDYRESWQPQPMSAAALARAQQIARAITDDLGGRGLFGVELFVKGDEVWFSEVSPRPHDTGLVTLASQDLSEFALHARAILGLPVGAADGEVIPVLAPSASCALLAQGHGTPVFANVEAALVAPQTALRLFGKPRVEGQRRVGVTLARGADIDAARATARDAAAAIQIALE
- a CDS encoding DUF2846 domain-containing protein; amino-acid sequence: MSKFWIGGLVLAVAVLSSGCASVPLSTSADSAAAKAFPAPADGKAGIYVYRSSFVGKALKKDVWIDGKCVGQSAGKVFFYEQVDGGKEHTLSTESEFSPNDLLLYAEAGKNYFIRQIIKMGVFVGGARLERVSDEEGKQEISELNLAKSGKCS
- a CDS encoding endonuclease/exonuclease/phosphatase family protein, translating into MPLSRALSLLMSLACLTACAHNAAPSNAPTPFRVATYNTSLYSDQAGGLIAELQGDSAHARKVAAVLQDVRPDLVLLNEFDYDPEHRAADLFQRKYLETPQPGGGPALRYPYRYLAPVNTGVPSGLDLDNNGRVGGAARDYGNDAWGYGLHPGQYGMLVLSRYPIDVDAVRSFRLLKWSQVPGAANPVDPRNGKPWYSAVAWPQLRLSSKSHWDVPVHAPGGVVHFLVSHPTPPVFDGPEDRNGQRNAQEIGLWRHYLDNDAADARWLCDDAGRCGGLEAAARFVIAGDLNNDPVDGDGHHEAIVELLEHPRVLRHPTPTSAGGEATARAYAAKGLVRKGAPEQVTGDFGPKAGAMRLDYVLPSMGFSYLGGGVFWPPKSDPRSAIADGSDHHLVWADLQF
- a CDS encoding arginyltransferase, whose amino-acid sequence is MGTNSASPREDVRLFHTGEHPCGYWPERVARDLVLDPRDPRLAMFYPTALSWGFRRSGDLVYRPHCQGCRACVPVRIPIDRFTPDRSQRRCAARNARVEARVVPAQRSAEHLALYQRYLTHRHAGGGMDDHGAAEFEQFLVGRWSDSRFLELREDGRLLAVAVTDLVPQALSAVYTFFDPNDAARSLGTLAILRQLEWARRDQRQWLYLGYWIAGHRKMDYKRRFTPLEAFDGRRWDDIEDVLGP
- a CDS encoding EF-hand domain-containing protein; this encodes MIRKTLIALAIVATLGGGTALAVAQDAATPPPPPKSLDTNQDGQISRAEAAASPRLAKEFDTLDKNKDGELSRDEMPHPHHGRHHHGPRHGERMAKLDTNKDGRISAEEAKADPRFAEHFAQMDLNKDGFIDKADRELGMKQRRDAFFAKADTNKDGMLSKAEFEAAKPERPMHGPGRRGHGPGDGHMPPPPRDEAAQGS
- a CDS encoding RNA polymerase sigma factor, translated to MSAIALDLDLTLRRELPAAARGDRDAYGRIVSACQNTVTAVAWAITRDVQASEDIAQDTFLSAWKHLGTLKQPDSFLPWIRQIARNLARNHLRSTRQRPLSGPQAELAIELAADTAPTPDERLLQTEEESVAAEVIATLPEDARETLMLYYREGQSSQQVANLLGLTDAAVRKRLSRAREAVRGELLARFGEFARGTAPAAAFTLVVTSALTVAAPPAAAATTLGLAGSAGAKGLGKVLLGSLGGIGAGLAGAGLGIWWGLRRNLRGAIDARERAELKRSALINAAASVVFVLAMCACATLRVGWVPLISLTAVFFGVIFWQSAIVEPRIKARRHAQEAAIDPEAAAKRRRRERAMCWLGITLGLVCGGGGLLLAVLRAGLPAF
- a CDS encoding sigma-70 family RNA polymerase sigma factor, with protein sequence MHALTLDDTLHRDLPAARHGDAAAYGRIVSACQNTVTAIALAITRDVGASEDIAQDAFLRAWQQLDRLKNHDSFLPWLRQITRNLARDHLRARSHAAMTGEQAELAIAIAADPAPQPAEHLLITEQETVAADIIGALPEDSRETLLLYYREGQSSRQVAALLGLSDAAVRKRLSRARDTVREELLQRFGQFARGSAPSAAFTATLAGMISVAAKPAAAATVEVAAGTLGGGMLGKLALGSVGAAGLGTVLGALLGGGITTWLMRKVLFRFTETPEERNAVWAAYRRYIVVSMVWFGAVLVVAAFTTQAWLFALSVLMSLGAITYEMLVPLRQVMAPLIARDTARAPQTAARRQLAYRLSFGVGAILVTDLAMLVLALPFFLARL
- a CDS encoding DUF2007 domain-containing protein is translated as MRQIFTSQRVETVEGVAELLQQAGIATYISNGRSYHGRRGSQFKYSEPTAKAKQPTVWVRHADDQPRARELLRERGLLESTRPGQSRMIEFADRDDGATGKRPWALRIRLVLLALIVAAAAFTFLHHRDMRQQAQAEAQAAAARAARQPQRSPQDDGLKEDEQRVRIPMLPPAPPAK